CATCTCATCACAAGAGAGTGTCACCTAACAACTTATTCAGAAGTTTGAGGTGCAACTGTCGTTGTTTCTTGTTGTGGCTGATTTTCATTTTGATTATTGGTTTCATTGTTGCCGCTACTTGAAGACGAAGAACGTCTGCTTTGTTGTGCAGATTGTTGTCGGCGCAGCGCTTCTTGTGCTTGTTGGATATAGGTGTTCCAGAAGCGTTGTGTGTCTTCTTCGGTAGCACCAAACATAAAGTTATAATTTAATGCGGGTGCTGGATTCGTTGTTTTAAAGACCTCGTTGACTACAGGATTTGATAAGGATACAGGTGTACCATTGATATTAATCGTACCAGGTAGCGTCCCTGTTGATTGAACGACGCCGGTTTCTTGCACGGTGTCAGGCTTTTCAAATACTTGATCAGTACCAAAGATATCCGGATACTTCGCATATAATTCATTGGCTAAATTCGCCCAATATTTTTGAATTCGGACACTTTCACGGTCATATCCATCATTGATATCAATATTATAATCGACATAACGGTTATCATAACCAATCCATGTTCCAATGGTAATTTTCGGAGTTGACGCAATATACCATACGTCACGCGAGTTTTCACTAATACCGGATTTAGCAATCCAGTCACCGCCCATAGTCATATTGGCAGCTGCAGTCCGTCCTGTCCCTTCAGTATTGGTGTCGCGTAACATATCAACCATTAGATAATTTGTATCTTCTGAAAAGACATCAACTGGTTTGGCATCGTGTTGATACACAGTGTTACCAAAGGCATCTTCGATTCGTTCGATAAAGTAGCCATCAACATATTTTCCTTTATTAGCAAAGGTTGTAAAGGCTCTAGTTTGTTCAAATACTGTTGGTCCAGTCGTAACCCCACCTAATGAAAAGGCAAGGTTTTGTGTCTCTTCTTTGGTATAAGCATCTACTGCATCGAATCCCATTTTTTTCAGGTATTCAAAAACTGGAATGTTTTGTTTAATTAATTCTTCATAGACACGCACCGCTGGCAAGTTATCCGAACGTAATAAAGCAGTACGTGCTGTTAAGAAATTACCACTGACTACACCACCGTAGTTAGTCGGTGTCCAAGTTGTACCGTCATCATACGTTTTTTCAAAGGCAGTATCTGGAATAATGGTCGATGGATTTATCAAGTTATGTTCCACAGCCGGTCCATAAACTGCAAGGGGTTTAATTGTTGAACCAGGAGAACGGCGCATACGAAAGGCATGGTCAATTTGGTTGTTTTCATAATCGGTACCGGAGACAAAACCAAGCACACGACCGGTGGTGTTATCCATAACGACGACACCTGACTGGACAGATTCAACATAATACGTTTCTTCACCTGTATCAGGATTGGTATAGACACCATCGTATGTTGCACCTAATTCATCAATATGCTCGGCAGCAGAAGCTTGTAGTTGGTCATAGATACCTTTATCAATAGTTGTATGGACACGATAACCACCTTTTCTCAACTGTTCTTCGGCCGCATAGTAAAATTCATTGTACCATTCAGGGTCGGCATTCACTTGTTCCCATGTTAAGTTTTTCTCAGCGATATTTAGCCGCATTAATTGTTCAATCGCTCCGTGCATCATTGCATGATAGAGATAGGTTTGTCGTTCTTTACTGCGATGTACCGTCGGAATGAAGTCCTTGGTAATATCATACTTAATTGCTGACTCATATTCTTCTTTAGTAATTTTCTCAGTACGATACATTCTAAAGAGGACTTCTTTCATCCGTTCAATACCGGCTGAGTGGTCTTTTTGCAATTCACCTGTTTGGTCATAAGGTGTATACGCATAGGGTGCTTGTGGTAATCCAACTAAAAAGGCTGCTTGTGGTAAGTTTACTTCTTTAGGTGACTTACCAAAAATCCCTTGTGATGCACTCAAAATACCGGCGATATTATCCCCACTATTGTTACGGCCAAATGGCGAAATATTTAAGTAAGCAGTCAAAATTTCATCTTTAGAAAAATGGTTTTCGACACGTAAAGCCAGTAAGATTTCATTGGCTTTACGGAAAAATGTTACATCATTGGTTAATAATTGTTGTTTAACTAATTGTTGCGTTAAGGTAGAACCACCCGTACCGGAACCAGAGGTTAACAACGCTTGTAGCGTTGCACGTAGAATGGCTTTAGGCACGACACCGGGATGTTCATAGAAATACTCATCTTCGGTCGCTACCAATCCATCGATAATGTGCTGTGAAATATCTTTTAATTCGGCTACTTGTCGGACAATATCAGCACGAACATTAGCGATTTGAGAGCCGTCAGCATAATGTAAGGTACTTTGCTGGTCAACCCGATTGATTTGTTCTGCCATTTGTTCGCGTGAAGGCGGTTCTGTTTGTGAGACTAGATAGGCAAAGTATCCTGCACCAATTCCACCTGCCATTGCTGCAAATAACATACCAAGTAATAATAAATAAATAACAAATCGTTTCAAAACATTGAAGAAGACATTAAAACCAAAAATAACTTTTTCTTTATTGTCTAATTCATCCAGCGAATAATCCGGGTCTGTTTTTTTGTTGCGACGTTTAAATGACCATGGCCAAACCCATATGTGTTTCTTTTTAGGCTTAGCCTTTTGAGCATCTGACAATGAGTCGTTAGAGACATCATCAAGCGGCGCTGCATCTATAAAGTCTGGCATTTCATCGGTAGATGCAATGTTATTTTTATCGACGGGGGATACTAAGGTATCACTAGTTATATCCTCGTTTGCTGTGTCTTTATTTGCGGAGTCTTGCTTGATCATACGTCGCATACGTAATAATTCGCTACGAGTAAGTGGCGCTGCGTCTGTTTCAGATAGTGCCGCTAAAGATTCTGAATCACTTGCTTCTTCAATAGGCTGCTCATCTTGCTTAGACACTGAGGTATCTGGCAAAGCATCTGATGAAGTTGTGTCAATCACTGTATCTTCATTTATCTTTGATTTATCATCAGTAGTACCAGTGGTTTCATCAGCATTTGCTTTACCATCGGTAATACCAATGGCTTCGCCTGTAACTGCTTTATCATCGGTAATACCAGTAAATTCACCTGTAACTGAAGTAACTTTCCCTTTATCTGAAATAGAGGAAGTAAAGGTGTCTTCGACGTCAGGTATCTGTGCTTCGTGTGTTGTGGCATCCGATAGTTCAGTTGGTACTTTCACAGCTAAGTTCTCAGTTTCAGCAGTATTGAACGCATTTGTTTGGCTCGATTTTATCCGGTTGTTACGAATGTCGACGTTATCACGTGTCAACGGATGATGAGTGTAATGGGAAGCCTGATGACTTTTTTCTACGGCATCCAATGTATCGAGACGTTCTAATTCATCAATGCGTGCGCGACGCCGTGCTTCTCGTAATTCACGTAATTCATCCGGTGTTGGTAGAGGAGCGTTCGAATTAATCACAGGGCGAGACCGAGTTGATGATTGATTCACTGTTTTATAAGGATTTTCATTGACTTTCTCTGTATCAGCTGCCGAATTCAATAGTTGCTTCATTTGTTGCAGTGATTGATTGAATTTACTGTGTGAGTGTTGGTTACCCACCATTTTTGAGCGCGGGGATATTCGTGGTTCTTTAGAGACCTGGTCGGATGATTGATACGATTTATCAGCATCATTGGATGATGATTGGTGTAAATCATCGTGTTTTTGACTCATCAACGCACCTTCTTTCTTCTAGAGTTTCGTCATGTAAAGATAAAAATTTAAATGACAATTGTGTAAGAAAACAGGGCTAGGTACTTAATCTCAACCCCGTCAAAGTTCATTATGCTGTGACAGCGTCGTCTAACGATTCGCCTATTGCATTTAAACGTTCTTCCCATTGCTCTGTGGTTAAATGGTTTTCTTCAATGTATCGATTGCGTGGATGACGACGACATTCTGGGGAACAACCGCGTACGTATTTGTGTTCATTTTCTTTTGAACATAAAATTTGTTCATTACAGAATGGATTACCACAGTTAACATAGCGTTCGCACGGTGTGCCATCAAAATAATCTTTACCGATAATCGATGGGTCCACATGGTTAATATCAACAGCAATACGTTCATCGAAAACATACATTTTACCTTCCCATAAGTCGCCACGAACTTCGGGGTCTTTACCGTATGTATCAATCCCGCCGTGTAATTGGCCAACATCTTTGAACCCTTCACGGACTAGCCAACCTGATAATTTTTCACAACGAATTCCACCAGTACAGTATACGACAACGCGTTTTTCCATAAATTTTTCACGGTTATCAATCATCCATTGAGGTAACTCACGGAAATTACGAATATCAGGGCGTACAGCACCTTTAAAGTGACCTAAGTCGTATTCATAATCATTACGAGTATCGATAACAATTGTATTTTCATCTAAAATCGCTTCGCGGAACTGCTTAGGATTTAAATATTCACCAGTTGTCTCTAATGGATTGATATCGTCTTCTAAGCCTAAGGCGACGATTTCTTTACGTGGGCGAACAAACATTTTTTTATGTGCGTAGTCGTCCGCTTCATCGATTTTGAACCAAACATCTTCAAAGCCTGGTAATGAGTGAACGTACTCTTGATAAGCATCTGTTTGCGCAATGGTTCCTGAAACTGTTCCGTTGATACCTTCAGTACCGACTAAAACGCGACCTTTTAGACCGATACTTTTAGCAAAAGCTAGGTGTTCAGCAGCAAATTGTTCAGGGTTTTCAATGGTTTGATACTTATAAAAAAGTAAAACACGATATTCTTTTGACATAATAAAAATTTCCTCCTTGTAGTTGCAGGCTACAATTTTTGCTTTACAGCTCCTATCAATTATACTCAAAAGGGTACTATTTCTCAAATAAGTGCTGTCTATAAGTGTAAATTTCTTGAAAAATTAATCAATATGTAAAAAACATAATGTATGCGTTATCTATCGGTTTGTGATAAGATAAAATAAAAGTGTAATGATTGAGGTGAATCAAATGTTAAAGCAGGTATTAATTATTGCAAATCCAGGTTCCGGGAAAAATATGGCAGAAACATACGCTAAACAACTGCAAGACACATTAGAATCAACGTATGGGGCAACGACAACACTGCGTTTAACTACTAAAGAAGGGGATGCGACGCAGTGGGCGAGTAAGGCCACTGCAGAGGGCTTTGATACTGTGATTTGTTTGGGTGGTGATGGAACCGTTAATGAGACAATTCAAGGGGTTGTTAATAACGACCCGCAACCGTCCTTTGGTTTTGTGCCTTTAGGAACGGTAAACGACTTAGGTCGAGCCATCGGTTATTCACTCGTTCCAGAGGAAGCGATTGAACAATTCAAACATGTCCAAGAGACACCACTGGATGTAGGGTTTGTCAATGATAAAGTATTTATTAATGTACTCGCTATCGGTGCCATACCAGAATCGGTGATGGCTACGGAGTCAGAAGATAAAAATAGTTTAGGTGCATTTGCTTACGTAAAAGATGCGGTAGGTGCTTTTTTTGCGCAAGAGGGTTATCCGTTACTGATTAGCCATGAACATGATGTGACAGCCATTGAAACGAATTTATTGGTAATCGCATTAACGAACAGCGTCGGTGGCTTTGAAACACTGTTTCCGGATGCAACCATTGATGATGGTTTATTGCATTTGGTTGCTGTCAAAGGTGCTAAACCATATGATTTAGTAAAAGCAGTGTTTGAAAGAGGCATTACCCAAGAAGAGTCTGATAGTTTATTGGTTGTATCCGGTAAAAAATTCACCATCGAAGTAGATCCGACTAGTGATTATCGTAAGGACATTCCTACGAATATCGATGGGGATTCAGGTCCGCAATTACCACTAGACATTACCGTTAAAGCTGGAGCAATTCAAGTGTTAAAACCAAAATAATAAATTAAAGGTAGATTTATTTTATACGTATGATATAATAGGGGTTAGATATGGACGTTGTTGGCAAATAGGAAGAGGGATAATAATGGCAGCAATGTTAATGAAACAAACAAAAAGTATTATTGAACGTGAGTTACGACGTGGAACAAGTAAATCAAGAATTGCAGCAATATTAAATGTTGAATTTGAAGAAGCGCAAGCGATGATTGAATCGGTTAAAAAGTCCATTCGTCCGGATCTAAATGATGTTATTACCTTTAATTTTCGAGATAATTTTATGACGGGAACTATTATAAAGTTATTGACTAATAGCGCTGTTGTAAAAATCGATTGGTCGAAATCGGACACCATTATGAAAGATATATGTGAAGAGCGAACAATTGTCAATTTTAAAGATATAATAGACTTTGTTTCCTCAGAAGATGAGTAGTTAGAAGAAGCGCGTAGAATTGTCGTCTCGAACTACTAGAGCAGAGGTCATGCCTTTTAAGGGCGATGTGAAGTGAACGTAGCGGGATAAGATAGTTGATATTGTTGTTATTAGTGATGTCAAAAATAACGTAACACTTTAATTGCATGAAGTGTTACGTTATTTTTGGAATAGATGCACGTGAGTTGGTTTGCTTCAAGTTCGGACACTTGAGACTTGATTGGATTATTCTTACTGTTAGATAAAGCAATCATTAAAATAATCGTTTGATATATAATCCAAGCGTTCCATCTTCGTATGACGCAGATACTTTATCAATGGATTGACCGAGGCATTTGTAATCTTGGTGTTCATTATGGCTACCTAATAGAGAATTATAGTATTCATCCAATTCGTATTGACGTGCTACGCTTAAATCGTCAACAAATTGGTCAAAGGTATCGGGTATGTTATCGGTTTTTGTCGTAATTTCCAACTCGAAGAAATCACAAGTAATATTAAAATGTAAGTCAAAGGTATATAAGTGATGCTCTAAAAAGTAATGGATAATTTCTTTTGTGATCCGAGCGGCTTTATCTTTTTCTGTAATCAATTTTCAATCTCTCCCATGAGTTAAACATTATTTGGTCGATGTTCTAAAATAATATCGATAATCGGCACCATAAAAGCGGCAACAAACCCACTACTAAAACCATTGTTATAAAGTGTTAAACCTTGGTGTAGTGGTAATACAGTACCTGTAAGTAGGTATTGCAAAGCACCTGCAATCAATCCGGCAAATACACCGTAATAGCCAGCAACGGGTGCTAATGATGTGCCAAATAATAATGGTAATGCCACCTTAATATGTGTCACATCCTGTTTGGTTAAAAGGGCAATGGCTAATACACCCAAGCTGATAGGTAGACTATTTCGCAGATGTTTACCAAAGGCACTAAAGCCCAAGACAGAGCAGAGCCCACCGAGGACGGGGCCGCTAATGCGAATACCCAGTACTAAAATCAGCGATAAATAAATTGCGCCATTCAAAAACATATTTAAAGCTGTGGTTTCGACTTTAAAGTTTAACATAAAATCATCCGGTAGTCTTCCTGAACGCTTTAATAATTTCGGTAAGTTTTTATGTGAGGTTTGTGGGTCGTTTAAATAGATTAATAGCGCAAACAAGAGTAGGCACATAAAATATAGGGTTGTGTACATATGCGCATCATTATTAAGAATGGTACGAGTTGTCAGCTCAATGTCAAATAATTGTATGATTAGTAGGATGAACATCGCAACAATACCGGTTGTAAAGCCAAAGTTGTACAGTGCAAAACCTTGATGAAATTTAAGGAATTGCTCGGCTAACACCGGTGTAATAAAACCGACTACTAAACCGATAAGGATACTCAGTGCAAATATGGTGACATGAGTGTTAGCATGTGCAATAATCGTTGAGACTAAAGGTGCCAGTGCGGTTGCGAAGAGACTGATTGTTGTAAAACGTTTAAAAGATTGCTTGGTCCATTTGGCATATAATACGACACCGGCAATAATCGGCAAAATATTTATCAAATGTGTTCCAAAAAAGCTATGACCTAAATAAATACCTAAGGCACCGATTTGGAAGCCACTTAATTTAGTTTGGTCATTCCATAATAAGAGGGCATACATTAAATATAAATGCGTCGCAGCATTAAAAAAAGTTGCTGCCAGACCAGCAAGTGCAAAAAAATCATGCAATAAATAGGTAGGGCTTGAAATGATGGTTAAATAATTGTGCCATAAAGCAACTCTATCAGGCATTAAGAATGCAAACAATAGTGTAAAATGGCCAAGTAACAAAATGAAGTGCTTTTTAGCAAAGGGACTTTGCAAAAAGCGTAAGATTAACGACATACTAACTCCTTTCGACTAAAACCTAGTAATTGGATAAATATTGGGTGAAATTGAGCCCTATAAAAAAGCAGAAAATTATTTTGTAGGTTGCTTAATTTCAGATATAGAATAACATAATCTGGATAATTTTGTCGAGTCAATTTGTAGTAGCTAAAATTCTTGTAAAATTATTTCGAAAACTTAAGCTTTTTAATTGTATAAATTCCCGATTTCATTATAATAGTATATATAGCAAAACATTGTGGAGAGAGAACGTATTGTTTTGTTATAAAAAGAAGTGGAAACTATCACCATAAAAATAAAGAGGAGGAATATTATGATGAGAGAAATTTTGGAGAGAGAATCTGAAGCGTTAAAGACTTATATTGGGTTGAAACGCACAACGAATCGTGTGGAGGCAGATACACGTCGCTTAATTGCCAAATATAATTTAAATATGAATGAATATGCAATTTTGGAGATGTTGTACCATAAAGGAACAGCTACGATGCAAGTCATTAAAGAGAGTATCTTAGTAGTTAATACAAGTATTACGTATATCGTAGACAAACTTTGTGAAAGAAATTATGTTCAACGTGAATATGATAACCGAGATCGTCGTATTATTAATGTGTCACTAACAGACGAAGGTAAAGCGGTTATTGAAGAAGTCTTCCCAGTCCATGCAGAACAATTAACGCATACATTCGATCGTCTATCATTTGAAGAAATCAAACAAATGCGTTCTTTATTGAAAAAATTAAATGGACTTCAATAATTAATAGGCAAATGATTTTGTGAAATCGCATTTAGATGGTACACTAAAAGTATAAAATCTAAGGAGGACTTTTTATGACTTTTGAATTACCTAAATTACCTTACGCGTATGATGCGTTAGAGCCAGTCATTGACGCTCAAACAATGGAAATTCATCATACAAAACATCATAATGCCTATGTTACAAACTTAAACAAAGCAATTGAAGGTACAGAATTTGAAAATGCGACAATCGAAGAATTAGTCAAAGATTATGCAAAATTACCAGAATCAATTCAAACAGCTGTTCGCAACAATGGTGGCGGACACTATAATCACACATTGTTCTGGGAACAATTACAAGCAGTTGGCAAAAACGATATTCCAGCAACATTAGAAGAAAAATTAGTAGAAGCCTTTGGCTCAGTTGATGAATTTAAAGAAAAATTCGCACAAGCGGCTGCTACACGTTTTGGCTCAGGATGGGCATGGCTAGTATCCAATAATGGTGCGCTTGAAGTGGTTTCAACGCCAAACCAAGACAATCCATTGACTGATGGCCTAGTACCATTATTAGGTTTAGATGTGTGGGAGCATGCATACTATTTGAACTACCAAAACCGTCGTCCAGAATACATTAAAGCATTCTGGGATGTCGTAAATTGGGATGTTGTTGCAAAACGTTTAGGCTAATCTAAAAGGTGTGCCTAGTCCGCCTGCAATGTAAATATATAAACCAAGCGTAGCACTTGTTGCTGCGCTTTTTAAAATGGCTTGACACAGCAATAAATGCATGATAGATTATAAAAGTAATTATTACAATTATTAATGTCTGTTGAATAGTAAGCATCTTTGATAGTGGAATAAGTCAATGATGTAGTATCAACGGCGCGTGAATAATGTAACATTAATAGAAGAGGAGCATTAAAATGGCAGTACCAAAAAGAAAGACATCAAAAGCAAAAAAACGTTCAAGAAGAACACATAAAGGACTCAGTGTACCAAATATTTCATTTGACCGTACCACTGGTCAATGGAAAGTACCGCATCGTATTGCAGAAGATGGCACATATAACGGTAAAAACGTTATGTCAGACGAAGCATAATCTAAATTAAGAGTGTGATGGATGAAGAAGCACTGGAGCAAGGGAATAACGTATTAATACGTATAGAGGTGCGTTGCGAAGTGGACGTCGAGGCAGCCCGAGCGAACCAGAATAAACCATGGTGTGAGGGAGGGCGTTCAGCCTCGAACCACTGGAGAAAAATACCGTCGTGCGAGTAGCGCACAGAGGGATTTTTAGAAGTGGACGTCGAGGCTGCCCGAACGAACCAGAATAACCATGGTGTGAGGGAGGCTGTTCTGACTTGAACCACTGGAGAAAATACCGTCGTGCGAGTAGCGCACAGAGGGATTTTCTGAAGTGGATGTCAAGTCAAGCCGAGCGAACCAGAATAAGAAAGGAGCGTCGCAATGGCAGTTATTTATCCGCCTTTAGTTGAAGAAGGCTATCAACATTGTGTCGCAATAGGGATGCAGATTTCTAAAGAAGCAGTCTTTCAATATTTATATGAACAAGGGATTATTAATGCTTTTGGTTATCCGACTGAAATGGCGCTCTCCAATGGATTAGTGGCTGAGTTTACAGAGTGGGAAAATAGTTCCTTTGACGAATTTCTTGCTTTGTACCCAGTCTTTCAAGCATTTGATGCTGAGTTTTTCGAGCAAGTGGATGGCTTTTGGCAAGTAAAACCTAAATGCTTGGAAAAGTTCTTCACGACGTTGGAGCAGCAATCATTGGATAATCATAGCTGGATGCAGCTAGAAGCATTTTTTGAACAGCGTGAGATGATGAATGAATAAAAATGGTGTAGTGAGTAAGTAAAAGTAATAGAGCTTTACTTACTCTTTTTTTTTTGTAAATACAGAGACTTACAGCCAATTATTATAATAAATATATTTATTTGTTTGCTATTCATGTAAGGATGCTCTACAATAAATGGAGAAAAATAGCGAACAAAAAATATATAATGAGAGTGTGGATTTTTTGGCTTGAATCACTGAAGGAAATTGCTGATGAGCGAGTAGCGAGCCGAGGGATTTTCTGAAGTGGATGTCAAGTCAAGTCGAGCGAACCAGAATAAACCATGGTGTGAGTGAGGGCGTTCAGCCTCGAACCACTGGAGAAAGTCAACGGAATGCGTGAAACGCATGGAGATGGCTTTTGAAGTGGACGTCGAGGTTGCCCGAACGAGCAGGAATAGGAGATGATGGATGTGTCAACATGGGAAAAATTATTAGCACCATTTTGGCTAACTGAACAAGGTATCGCTTTAAACGCAGCGATTGACGAAGTGTACCAAACGCAAACGGTTTTTCCACAACGTGAAAATATCTTTCGTGCATTTGAATTAACGCCATATGAAGCCGTTCGTGTTGTAATATTAGGACAAGATCCATATCACAATCCTGGTCAAGCGCAGGGATTAGCTTTTTCAGTACCGAGTGATATGCCGTTGCCGCCATCGTTAAAAAATATATACAAGGAGTTAGCGGAGGATGTATTGATAGCTCTTCCGACCCAAGGTGATTTATCGTCGTGGGCGGAGCAAGGTGTTTTGTTATTAAATACCACATTAACAGTACAAGCACATCAACCGCATTCGCATCAGCATATTGGTTGGCAGTTTTTCTCAGATTATGTGATGGAGTTATTGAATCAACATGAGCATTCTCTAGTATTTGTACTATGGGGCAAACCTGCTCAAAGTAAACGAGCGAAAATTGATTTATCCAAGCACCGAATTATTCAAGCGCCACATCCGAGTCCATTATCAGCGTATCGTGGATTTTTTGGAAGTAAACCATTTTCACAAATTAATCAATGGCTAGCTGAACCAATTCAGTGGGATTCAGTTAATAAATTTTAGAAAGAGGAAAAATAAGATGACATTTGAAGAAATTTTA
The genomic region above belongs to Aerococcaceae bacterium zg-1292 and contains:
- a CDS encoding penicillin-binding protein, whose translation is MRRMIKQDSANKDTANEDITSDTLVSPVDKNNIASTDEMPDFIDAAPLDDVSNDSLSDAQKAKPKKKHIWVWPWSFKRRNKKTDPDYSLDELDNKEKVIFGFNVFFNVLKRFVIYLLLLGMLFAAMAGGIGAGYFAYLVSQTEPPSREQMAEQINRVDQQSTLHYADGSQIANVRADIVRQVAELKDISQHIIDGLVATEDEYFYEHPGVVPKAILRATLQALLTSGSGTGGSTLTQQLVKQQLLTNDVTFFRKANEILLALRVENHFSKDEILTAYLNISPFGRNNSGDNIAGILSASQGIFGKSPKEVNLPQAAFLVGLPQAPYAYTPYDQTGELQKDHSAGIERMKEVLFRMYRTEKITKEEYESAIKYDITKDFIPTVHRSKERQTYLYHAMMHGAIEQLMRLNIAEKNLTWEQVNADPEWYNEFYYAAEEQLRKGGYRVHTTIDKGIYDQLQASAAEHIDELGATYDGVYTNPDTGEETYYVESVQSGVVVMDNTTGRVLGFVSGTDYENNQIDHAFRMRRSPGSTIKPLAVYGPAVEHNLINPSTIIPDTAFEKTYDDGTTWTPTNYGGVVSGNFLTARTALLRSDNLPAVRVYEELIKQNIPVFEYLKKMGFDAVDAYTKEETQNLAFSLGGVTTGPTVFEQTRAFTTFANKGKYVDGYFIERIEDAFGNTVYQHDAKPVDVFSEDTNYLMVDMLRDTNTEGTGRTAAANMTMGGDWIAKSGISENSRDVWYIASTPKITIGTWIGYDNRYVDYNIDINDGYDRESVRIQKYWANLANELYAKYPDIFGTDQVFEKPDTVQETGVVQSTGTLPGTININGTPVSLSNPVVNEVFKTTNPAPALNYNFMFGATEEDTQRFWNTYIQQAQEALRRQQSAQQSRRSSSSSSGNNETNNQNENQPQQETTTVAPQTSE
- a CDS encoding rhodanese-related sulfurtransferase; this encodes MSKEYRVLLFYKYQTIENPEQFAAEHLAFAKSIGLKGRVLVGTEGINGTVSGTIAQTDAYQEYVHSLPGFEDVWFKIDEADDYAHKKMFVRPRKEIVALGLEDDINPLETTGEYLNPKQFREAILDENTIVIDTRNDYEYDLGHFKGAVRPDIRNFRELPQWMIDNREKFMEKRVVVYCTGGIRCEKLSGWLVREGFKDVGQLHGGIDTYGKDPEVRGDLWEGKMYVFDERIAVDINHVDPSIIGKDYFDGTPCERYVNCGNPFCNEQILCSKENEHKYVRGCSPECRRHPRNRYIEENHLTTEQWEERLNAIGESLDDAVTA
- a CDS encoding diacylglycerol kinase family lipid kinase, yielding MLKQVLIIANPGSGKNMAETYAKQLQDTLESTYGATTTLRLTTKEGDATQWASKATAEGFDTVICLGGDGTVNETIQGVVNNDPQPSFGFVPLGTVNDLGRAIGYSLVPEEAIEQFKHVQETPLDVGFVNDKVFINVLAIGAIPESVMATESEDKNSLGAFAYVKDAVGAFFAQEGYPLLISHEHDVTAIETNLLVIALTNSVGGFETLFPDATIDDGLLHLVAVKGAKPYDLVKAVFERGITQEESDSLLVVSGKKFTIEVDPTSDYRKDIPTNIDGDSGPQLPLDITVKAGAIQVLKPK
- a CDS encoding DUF2187 domain-containing protein, whose product is MAAMLMKQTKSIIERELRRGTSKSRIAAILNVEFEEAQAMIESVKKSIRPDLNDVITFNFRDNFMTGTIIKLLTNSAVVKIDWSKSDTIMKDICEERTIVNFKDIIDFVSSEDE
- a CDS encoding DUF1576 domain-containing protein, producing MLLLGHFTLLFAFLMPDRVALWHNYLTIISSPTYLLHDFFALAGLAATFFNAATHLYLMYALLLWNDQTKLSGFQIGALGIYLGHSFFGTHLINILPIIAGVVLYAKWTKQSFKRFTTISLFATALAPLVSTIIAHANTHVTIFALSILIGLVVGFITPVLAEQFLKFHQGFALYNFGFTTGIVAMFILLIIQLFDIELTTRTILNNDAHMYTTLYFMCLLLFALLIYLNDPQTSHKNLPKLLKRSGRLPDDFMLNFKVETTALNMFLNGAIYLSLILVLGIRISGPVLGGLCSVLGFSAFGKHLRNSLPISLGVLAIALLTKQDVTHIKVALPLLFGTSLAPVAGYYGVFAGLIAGALQYLLTGTVLPLHQGLTLYNNGFSSGFVAAFMVPIIDIILEHRPNNV
- a CDS encoding MarR family transcriptional regulator, producing the protein MERESEALKTYIGLKRTTNRVEADTRRLIAKYNLNMNEYAILEMLYHKGTATMQVIKESILVVNTSITYIVDKLCERNYVQREYDNRDRRIINVSLTDEGKAVIEEVFPVHAEQLTHTFDRLSFEEIKQMRSLLKKLNGLQ
- a CDS encoding superoxide dismutase, with the translated sequence MTFELPKLPYAYDALEPVIDAQTMEIHHTKHHNAYVTNLNKAIEGTEFENATIEELVKDYAKLPESIQTAVRNNGGGHYNHTLFWEQLQAVGKNDIPATLEEKLVEAFGSVDEFKEKFAQAAATRFGSGWAWLVSNNGALEVVSTPNQDNPLTDGLVPLLGLDVWEHAYYLNYQNRRPEYIKAFWDVVNWDVVAKRLG
- the rpmF gene encoding 50S ribosomal protein L32 codes for the protein MAVPKRKTSKAKKRSRRTHKGLSVPNISFDRTTGQWKVPHRIAEDGTYNGKNVMSDEA
- the ung gene encoding uracil-DNA glycosylase produces the protein MDVSTWEKLLAPFWLTEQGIALNAAIDEVYQTQTVFPQRENIFRAFELTPYEAVRVVILGQDPYHNPGQAQGLAFSVPSDMPLPPSLKNIYKELAEDVLIALPTQGDLSSWAEQGVLLLNTTLTVQAHQPHSHQHIGWQFFSDYVMELLNQHEHSLVFVLWGKPAQSKRAKIDLSKHRIIQAPHPSPLSAYRGFFGSKPFSQINQWLAEPIQWDSVNKF